The following DNA comes from Pseudophryne corroboree isolate aPseCor3 chromosome 8, aPseCor3.hap2, whole genome shotgun sequence.
TCTTTGACTGGATCCAAGGTCCCACCACATTTGCTTGGTTAGCAAACTGCAAACGTAGGCGCTCGTTGGACTGCTGCTTGTCTTGCTCTCCCTTTAATGCATTGTCTCTCTTGGGTACAAGTTGCTGGACCTGGTGTACAAAGAGCATTCCATGCGTTAGAGCACACAGCTGTGCCTAAGCAACTGAGGGTTCTTGGCTCTAGTCAGCCACCTACCTTATCCCACTTTGAATTTATGGTCTGTGGAGTGACAGTGGTGTAGGGGTTTCCGCTGGTCAGCTTGATGTGGTTATAATCGGCGATCTTCTGAGCCTGGTTTTGGATGTCTAGAATGGCCTCTCGTTCGCGGTCTGCATCCGGAAGTGTGGACTTAAACTGCTCATGGGCTGCGATGAGTCCCTGAGAAGCAAAAGCAGAACAGCCATGTTTTCTCTGTTGGATACAGCAAATCTACAGGTCTGCAGAACGTTGGGTGACAAGAAACAGAGCCCATACCTCAATCTCTTCAATGGTGTGCACAATGAACATGTCCTGCAGGTCTTCCATGGCCCCCTCCATCCAGTTATTAAATGGCGCTGCCCTCTTTGCATACTCCAGGTAGAGCTGGTCAATCGCCTCCAAGTGCTTCTCAGTTTGCTGGAGACAAAGGGCCAAGTCAATTAAGAgatgggggagaggggaggggtatGAGCACACATCATGGGATGAAGGCTTGGAGAAATGCTATGTAGGGAAACGGGAAGGGTTCTGTTCTCACCTCTAAGGCCTCTCGTCTGCCGTGTGTCAGTGAGCCTAGAACATCCCACTGGTCGCAGATCTTTTGGCAGCGAGCGTTTACACTGGGCGAGTCGTAATAGTCAAGTTCACTGGAAGAGACAGAAAAATCAGACGTTAGGTTCAGCAGCCCCAGTACCAGAGTAGCGGTTTTATATTCTGAGGATGATTCGTTCACACCCACGTGTAACCCCTTGCTCTGCGCTCCAATAAACCTCTCCACGTGTCAGTGAAATGAAAGACTCCATTCACTGCAGCCATGGCAAGCTCAGAGACGTGGAAGTTGTGAAACTCTGGCTTTGGAATGTCTTCTAATAACGGTGTGGAAGAGATGTGAACAATGAGAGCACtgtgtgtatacacatacacacacctatatcaggGAGCACAGAGATACCACATGTTCTATCTCCCAGCACCACCATGACATAACTACAACTAAACAGCCAGAGCAACCACCTGCGAAGAGACTCAGATGCTGGAGCCATATAACAATCTAAGGCACCAGATCAGGAATTACAGACTGCAGAAATCTCAGAAGTTGGCGATCGTACACTCTCTCTAACAACGTAAACATGTCCTGTGCAGATTGCCGCCTGCCCTTATAGAACTTACTTCAGTTCCTGCGCTATGGCTGCGATCTGCTCCACCCTGTCCTGGTGAGCTGCCAGGTCACTCTCAAAGGCCTCGTGTTTTCGGATTAGAGCCTTGATTTCTGCCAAGGTGGCTGTCTCATAGTCCTTCTGCTTCAACATGGTCTCCTTACCTGTTGGAAGATAAAGTATTTAAGTGAATGTAGTGTAATAGACCACCTCCACAATGTGTAACGCAGTAGACCAATACGCTAGTAAAACACTATACTCTGAGGGCCATGACAGCACAGCCAGTAGATTTACTAGGAACTAGTATCACTGTAACAGGAGGTACACAGTGACCACCTCCGTACATGTTAGGTATAGCTGTAATTATGGCAGATGCCGTGGGCAGGACTGCTCTATATTGGCACAAAGCTTAATTATGTTTATTGTATTAAAGTTCCAAGATTTCCACTACTATGGTAGAGACCAATCATTTAATAATGTTTCCCACCATCCAGGAAAGCCGGCAGGGATGGTTACAGTACCCACCTTCGGTCCAAGCTTCATGTATAGACGCTTTCTGGCGGAACTTCTCTGCCAAGTGGTCCAGCCTCTCTAAACGTCGAATCTCATTCAACATCCATTCCTCATAACCCTTCTCGGACTGCTCCAAATGCTGCCAGCCATTATTAATGTCCTAACAAGGTGGAAGGGATGTCACTAAAACTGGACAATGATCTAGACTTTGCACAAGCACACACCAGGTTCCGATAAGTCTCTTGACCCTCTCCCCACACTCACCGAAACCATCTTCCCCTCAGAAGGCATGAATGCAGGTCGGTTACTGAGCCTCAGCTTGGTCTGTAAGGTGTTGAAGTTGATCTCCAGCTGACACTTCTCCTGGACCTTCGGAGGTTTGTGCACGCGGCGATAATCCCGGAAATCCTCTAGCTTCTGCTGCATATCTTGCATGGTCTTCTCTGGCTGACGATCTTCAAGCCATGGGATTGTACGTCTGATCCACTCCAAAAGCTACCAAAGGAAATCCAGTTCAGTTACAAGGAAATCACCAAATCAGGCTGAATTGTCAAAACCTAGACATGACCACTGCTTAACCTCAAACTACTACAATAAGAATGATCTATTACATACTCTGTTGACCATTCTGTAGGTAATTTTTCTAGACCACATACGTCTTCCATAACTAGACAAACCAGTAAAATCCTCTACTGGGCTCCGTATGCATTTGAAGATTTAACAGGGAAATTATCACATACCTGACAAATGTAAATAATGCTCAGTGATGTTAAAGGTTCTCTAAACTTAGTATCTATAGGAACTGTACACGTAACAAATAGCCGCACTTACTTGCGCTGCAAGGGGATTCATGGCTAATAGGATCTACCTGTACAATCTCTCAGGATCGGGCTGGTGGCAAAACTCAACAGCACAAGTCCAATCCGGTGGGCAGAATAATGAAAGCAAGCCAAGGGAAAGCTTGATGGCCTCAAAGTGCATTGCTTAAAGTTTAAGCTGATCATTTTTGACCCATTTTGTGCTGAAGTTTCAGAACAGGTTTCCTCATTTCTATTGTACCATAGTCAGAACTAACAAAGTAACAGAGGACTCACATCACTGGCAAGTTTCTCGTAATCCTCCATCAGGTGCTCATTCTCTTGGTTCACAGCCAGGACTTTGCAGATCCTGTTGGCAGCAGTCTCAGCCTAAGGCAGAACACATTGGTTAGATGGCACATAAATCCCCCAAAAATGTCTGGCAGGCCCAACGGCTCTTCTAATGCCTCAAAGTTAAGCCAAATCTTGGGAGTTCACAAAGGAAAAACCATCTGATTGCAATTTGTAGACACGAACCATGAAGCTTTTGTCTCTCCACTGCAAAATATTACATCCCCCCTCTAACACAGCTGAAACACCCACAGCATCTTTCAGATTGTGTCATAATGGGCAGATAGTGGTCAAAAAGCTGAAACGTCATGTCAGTAAGTCAAATGTGACCGCGCTGGCCCTGCCCCTGAGTAGGACTCAATCAATCCACACTGCACATTCCTTTGAGGAAATCCTGCAGAACTGCCTGCCCCTTGTGTAGGTTATTAGAGAAAGCCCTCCCATGCTTCAGAAAAGTGACTGAGATTAGTGTAGTTTTGTCACACGCAGTCATCTCAAGAAGATGTAGCCCTcaatgggaagcagttagcttcccggcgGTCAAAATTCCGACACCGGGATGCCGAAGGAGGATGCAATGCCGGTGTCCAAATACCGACTCCGCTCGAGATGCCGGtggggggggaaggttaggtttaggctggaaaAGGGGCGTTAGGGAGCAGAACCAGAAAAGTTAGGGttggggaccggggagggaggggagggttaggcaccctgaagggggaagttagggttaggcaccactggggagggaggtttagggttcggcaccaagcggggagggttaggcacccagaagggagggttagggggctgaaTGGGTGGCTGTCGCGATTACAATGGACGGGATGCAGCCCATTTATTGGCAAATCATACAGAACACCCCTCAATATATTACACACGAGTGACATTAACGCCATTTAGAAACTTGATAGCAGCTTCCAATCAGAGGTGTGAAGGAACTACTTTCGGGTGAAATTATTGTTACACGGAAATAGACCACATCCTAGCATGACGCTTCAAGCAGCCCATTATGATGGAGAGAGTCTGAGCTCTTACAGCCAGTGGTTTGTGCATAAACCATGGAAATGGGAATTGTCTGATGCTTTCTATTGTAACAATGAGATTACAGCCATCTGATGCCTGCTAGCTGCAGGAAGCCCATTACAGATCCTCAAACACAATTAATGCTATAGAGTGGGAGCAGCTCTGACGTGGAACCTGATAATTCTGCACAGTTAGGTTCTCATGAgctctaggtcagtggttctcacccTCGGTCCACAAgtaccccccaacagttcatgttttccaggtcgcctagcagttgaacaggtgtattcattaactcactgacacattttaaaagacccacaggtggagcaaattatttcacttgcaatccagtgaggaaacctggaaaacatgaactgttggggataattgaggaccgcggttgagaaccactgctctaggttaTTCCATTGCTGGGTTACCATCGTACCACCCCACGTAAGACATTACACTGTAAACTCAAAAGGCATTCAGTTCCAGCAGTAAACTGTACTTCACGTGGCATTTAGTAGCCAAGGAGAGTTGAAAAAGAGAATTACAAAGTAGAGGATGATTACAAAAACCAGTTAAAACACCCAGGGCAAAAAGTAATAGTCTGAGAGATGCAGGCAGTTCACGAATTCCTGTGAGTCTGCCTGTATATTTAAAGCAGCAACCATTCACCAGGCAAAACCAGGTCAGTTTTGCCTTGTTAATGAtttccgctttaaaaatacgggtggACGCGCAGGAATTACCAAACAGCCTGCATCTCGCAGACTATTACAATTTGCCCCCAGTATGAGATGCCAGCAGCAGCAAGCTCACCTTCTGAGCCCCAGAAAAAGCGTGGTAGAAGCAGGAAACGTAGGTCATTATGGCCTTCTCATCAGGCCTGAGAGTGCCCACAATATCTGTGCAGAGAAGAAAGAGAAGGACAAGTgcagagtgagagagagggtgcaGGGCCGGTCAGGAGCCAGATGAGGGGCTTCCTGTCCCAGATCTGCACCTCTCTGCCCTCAGTATGTGTCAGGAATGACAGGTGGGGGGAGGGAGTGTAGAGACAGCCGCCGCAGCTGCGGGGATCGCTACTCCTCCCTAACACTGAAGAAAAAGATTTGTTATAGAGCAGACCAAGAGATTCCCGACACAAAGCGAGGGGACAGCATGCCGCGCATCTGCAAAAGAAGCAGGAAATTAGGCATGCAGAAAGGAGAGGAGACAGGTGGAGGCTCTGCGGCCGCCCCACACACTACCTTCTGGGCTCCAGAGAAGGCGTGGTAGAAAGAGGACACGTATGTCATGATAGCCTTCTCATCAGGGCGAGCGGTGTTGACAATGTCTGGAAATGAAGGAAATAGGGTGAGACACTGGAAAGCATGGTGTCAAGGCTCAGATGCCATTTTCGTTCACTACAAGGCAAGGGAAATGTATCtaacactacagattacacagcCAGTGCCTGTAATGGGAGGAAGCCACCTTGATAATGATAGTCTGCCTTGACTCTTCATGCAGAGGAAGACTTAAGGTCACATGAGCAATTAATATGCTGACTTCAACAAAACGCTCCCAGACATAAGTAATGGATAAAGGCCGAACCAGCGATTGCAGAGTTGTAATGCACATTCCAATGCGCCAGTCATTACTAGGTATCAGTGTTCTAGCGGTTAAGCATGGGATTTCAAAGCCAGCGGCTTACTTGATCATGTGACTACTGCAAGACCACAAATCCAGAGCCTCACCTTCAGCATCCAACATCTTGGGGATGTCCAGATACTTCTCGGCCACTTCAAAGGCATTGTTCAAGTTGGTGACCGGGTCGTCCTAGGAGACATTGGCAACATAAGATTAGGGAAGTTTGAATGTTTACTGGGGGAAGTTCAACTGCACAATGCATACATTAAGCAACAATGGGATTTATACAGCGTGTGACAATGCTGGTTATATTCTTACCTTTCTCAGTTTATCATATTCTATAAGCTCTGGCCGGTGTCTGTGAATCAAGGCGTTAAAAGCCAGGCCATCCTTCCAACTGCAGGGAGAGCCACAGATTAGTCAGAGAGAAAGAAAAGGAGTAAGAGTCTCTCAAAGCCAAGCAGTGACAGGAGTCTAGAACACCCAGCATCCAGATAGTAATATGTGTCAGTCAGATTACAAATTACAGCAAGTGTACAGCTTTATTTTTGTTGTAGGAGTGGATTTTAAGTACTTTGAGTCATACGACTCCCTTTGCCACAACCGATTGCTACATATGGTCATCATCCTAGTGATTGACAGATTCATTCCTATGGCATTCAACAGCAGTTTCAATGAGAATTGGCATGACCGAGACTAACATGACGATGAGGGTAGGAAGTCAGGTGCTGCAGTCCATAACGGGGACCACAGCAGAGAAAGCCAGGAAAAACAGACCAACCGTAGGAGAGTGCATCTTGGAACCACAGATTTAATAGGTCCGGTAGTTTGGTGGCAAGTAGTGTTTGCAGGCAAGAGTAGGTGTCACTGATGTAGTGGTGAGGAAGACATAGAAAGTGCAGAATCACATATCAGAAAGTAATGTAAGAGTAAACGTACAGCCACAGGTGTAGTGGCGTGGAGAGCGTACACTCAGGAACACAGGGAGATAAAGAGAGAGGTGCGATCCTGCAACACTGACACAGCTACATATAAGCAGCAAAGCTCAAGCAGAGAGCAATCACAAGAAGAAGCTGAATGCACTGTTACCTGATGTGGAAGTTCTGTACATTCACGTTCTTGTAAGGCGCTGTCTTTCTCTGACACCACAGCAACAATCCTTCCTTGGCAGACGTCTCTGTGGAGACAAGAAAAAGAGGAAGTTTAGCACGAGACAACAGGGAACAAGAGAGAAGGAACAGCGAAACCAGAATATCTGAACACTTACCCTCAACAGAAATATCTTGAATAGCAAACCGTAGGATAATAGTCCAGATCATCCCCAAGGTCATTTTAGCATTACCATCCACGATTTCTGCAAGAGATCAAAGGTTACAAGGACGCCAAGCTCCGGCTTCTGCTGTGTGCTTCGGGCGTAAGTCACAGCATGGCCAGTCAGGAGGGAAGACCTCACACTCAAAGATGCATGGCGCTGTGCTTGTAACTGCAGACTATCATTTTCTAAATATTGCTAGGGCCACTTTGTAAAGCCCCACTATGGAAAATAAATTTACCCTCTAGTGTCCCCCCATCTGCTACTTACAAGTAATTCATTGGTTTTGCAGGCAAAATGACATTCACGAACGTACTCTATTAATTCAACAATGACATTGCTACAACCATTCAAAAGCGGATTATAAACCCATAAGAATCCCATTGGTGCTCCTGGACCCTGCTCAATGGATAAGCTGCATCCTACAAATATTGGAACAGCCGCCTCCACTGTCTGCTGATGAGAAGGCTTTAAACACAGATATAGATGGAGGGAGGGTATACAGACAGCACTGACTATTCAGAGCATTTACACACAACAGCAGCCTTTAAAATTACCCCAAAGtatctcaggggcagatgtattaacctggagaaggcataaggaagtgataaaccagtgatatgtgcaaggtgataaaggcaccagccaatcagatcctcactgttaatttacatattggagccgattggctggtggctttatcaccttgcacatatcactggtttatcacttccttatgccttctccaggttaatacatctgcccctcagtgtgttAGACTAAGGCAATTAAGTACTTTTGTACAAAGAAGATCACAGAGAACATTTGGGGGACAGTACGAGGTGCATAGAAAGCAGAAACCACTTCAACTAGTGCAGAGAAAATAAGGATGGGGTTAAATTAGATGCAGGTTGAGTGTGTTTTCAGACATCCGGCCTACCTTCAGCTCCGATAGAGACAAGCTTCACCCCTTTACTCGCAATGAAGTCCAAGGCTTTATTGACGTTATTGATTTTATGAACCCGCATCTTGCCACGTTCTGGTTTAGGAAGACGCTCCCCTGAAATAAAACAAAGCCTTGTTGATAACAAGTATAGAACGTAACATGGGCTAGCCTACCGTATTCTATGATCTAAGATGCCATACATTGTCTCTGCACAGTGTGCTGCAGACATTACCAGGTATTCCTTGCACCTCTATGGGAAAAGTAACAAAGACCCAATCATGAAGTTCCTTCTCCAGGCCATGCTGAAGGCACTTTGCAGCCATTGGCTGAATTCCCCTTTGAAGTGTGAATTCAATCTTTATCACAGAAGCAGCTGCCGTCGCACTATTCAATTGTTTGTGCAGCTGGGTGCGGGTGCCCATTATTTCTACTCCCACCCTCATAAGATGGCAGGCAAAACCTGACCAAAGTCAGCATTTTGGGTGCCCAAACGCAGAGCCCCAAATACTTTGTACCGGTTTAGCCATTTTAAAGGGGAGATTAAATTGTGCTGGGTGCCCCATGCTGGTCGtctatcagagcaattcaattgtagctCAGATCAGATGCCCATTACCCATggcatacttttttttttctcaaaggggtcaattcaattcggcaagttatgaatagcgccgggaattagctcccaacgctattcaattcagctccagttaagtcagcGATGTCccattctcgccgactaaacaggttgaattgtcgggagaacaggcattctccgacttaactccccggcgcgaggctgattcccgacagaatcagccttgcgctggCCGCGAggaagcacttttgtcgggtttcttctctcatccccggggatgagagaagaattcccgacaattgcgggtaactagcagctgaattgaatagcgtcgggagctaattcccggcgctattcataacttgccgaattgaattgaccccaaagccTCTAGAGGTgcttggggaaaagaaaaaaaataatattttactcaccggtaaatctatttctcgtagtccgtagtggatgctggggactccgtaaggaccatggggaatagacgggctccgcaggagactgggcactctaagaaagaattagtactactggtgtgcactggctcctccctctatgcccctcctccagacctcagttaaggaaaccgtgcccggaagagctgacattacaaggaaaggattttggaatccagggtaagactcataccagccacaccgtataactcgtgataacatacccagttaacagtatgaacaacaacaacagagctcaaacaacagatgccaacataacataacccttattaagcaataactatatacacgtattgcagaaagtccgcacttgggacgggcgaccagcatccactacggactacgagaaatagatttaccggtgagtaaaatcttattttctctaacgtcctagtggatgctggggactccataaggaccatggggattataccaaagctcccaaacgggcgggagagtgcggatgactctgcagcaccgaatgggcaaacacaaggtcctcctcagccagggtatcaaacttatagaactttgcaaaagtgtttgaacccgaccaaatagctgctcggcaaccccaagaagagcccaagaagagcccactttccttgtggaatgggttttcactgattttggatgcggcaaaccagccgcagaatgagcctgctgaatcgtgttacagttccagcgagcaatagtctgctttgaagcaggagcacccagcttgttggatgcatacaggataaacagcgagtcagttttcctgactccagctgtcctggctacataaatcttcaaagccctgactacatcaagcaacttggagtcctccaagtcacgagtagccgcaggcaccacaataggttggttcaaatgaaaagatgacaccaccttcggcagaaattgcggacaagtccgtaattctgccctgtccatctggaaaaccagataggggcttttacatgacaaagccgccaattctgacacacgcctagccgaagctaaggcaaatagcatgaccactttccacgtgagatactttagctccacggtcttaagtggctcaaaccagtgagatttcaggaaactcaacaccatgttaagatcccaaggtgccactggtggcacaaaagggggctgaatatgcagcactacctttacaaacgtctgaacttcaggaagcgaagccagttccttttgaaagaaaatggatagggccgaaatctggacctttatggtccctaattttaagcccatagtcactcctgactgtaggaagtgcaggaaccggcagagctggaattcctctgtaggggccttcctggcctcacaccaagcaacatattttcgccatatacggtgataatgttttgccgtcacgtccttcctagcctttatcagcgtaggaataacttcatccggaatgcctttctccgctatgatccggtgttcaaccgccatgccgtcaaacgcagccgcggtaagtcttggaacagacagggaccctgttgcaacagatcctgtctgagaggcagaggccatgggtcctctgtgagcatttcttgcagttctgggtaccaagtccttcttggccaatccggaacaatgagtattgttctcactcctctttttcttacgattctcagcaccttgggtatgagaggtagaggaagaaacacataaaccgactggaacacccacggtgttactagtgcgtccacagctatcgcctgagggtctcttgacctggcgcaatacctttgtagctttttgttgaggcgggatgccatcatgtccacctgtggcagttcccatcaatttgtaatctgtgtgaagacttcttgatgaagtccccactctcccgggtggaggtcgtgcctgctgaggaagtctgcttcccagttgtccactcccggaatgaacactgctgacagtgcttgcacgcgattctctgcccaacgaagaatcctggtggcttccgccatcgctaccctgcttcttgtgccgccctggcggtttacatgagccactgcggtgatgttgtctgactgaatcagcaccggttggttgcgaagcagaggctccacttgactcagggcgttgtatatggccctttgttccaggatattgatgtgcagacaagcctcctgacttgaccacaacccttggaagtttcttccctgagtgactgccccccatcctcggaggcttgcatccgtggtcaccaggacccagtcctgtatgccgaacctgcggccctcgagaaggtgagcactcagcagccaccacagaagagacaccctggccctgggggatagggtgatcagccgatgcatctgaagatgcgatccggaccacttgtccaacagatctcactgaaaggtcctcgcatggaacctgccgaagggaatggcttcgtatgacgccaccatctttcccaggactcgcgtgcagtgatgcaccgacacctgttttggttttaagagttcacgagctcctgagccttctccgccgggagaaacacctttttctggtccgtgtccagaatcatgcccaggaagggcagacgagtcgtagggatcagctgcgactttggaatattcaaaatccagccgtgctgttgcaacacttcctgagagtgtgctacgctgaacagcaactgctctctggacctcgcctttatgaggagatcgtccaagtatgggataactgtgacaccctgctttcgaaggagcaccatcatttccgccattaccttgataaatattctcggtgccgtggatagaccaaacagcaacgtctggaattggtaatgacagtactgtaccacaaatctgaggtactcctgatgaggtggataaatggggacatgcaggtaagcatcctttatgtccagagacaccataaaatccccctcttccaggcttgcaatgaccgctctgagcaattccatcttgaatttgaaccttttcaggtaaatgttcaggaatttaaaattcaatatgggtctgaccgaaccgtccggtttcggaaccacaaacattgtggaatagtaaccccttaccTGTTGAGGGAGggcaacctgtaccaccacctgctggagatataatttgtgaattgccactaacactacttccctttctatgggggaagcaggcagggctgattttaggtaacggtgagggggcatcacttcgaattccagcttatatccctgagacacaatctgtatagcccagggatccacctgtgaacgaacccactggtggctgaattttcggagacgcgcccccacagcttccggctccacctgtggagccccagcgtcatgcggtggacttagtagaagccggggaggacttctgttcctgggaactagctgtatggtgcagcttctttcctctacccctgcctctggcaagaaaggacgcacctcggactttcttgcctttttgtgattgaaaggactgcatttggtaatacggtgctttcttaggctgtgagggaatatatggcaaaaaatttgacttcccagctgtagctgtggaaactaggtccgagagaccgtccccaaacaattcctcacccttgtagggtaaaacctccatgtatggtacctgaatgtgtataaacagacttcaggataccttcctgcttcctatccgcaggatcctttagggaggccgtatcctgtgacggcagggccaccttcttagataagcgtgtcagagcttggtctaccctaggggaggagtcccagcgcatcctgtccattggcgggaaggagtacgccataagtaaccttttggaaatcagcactttcctatcaggagaatcccaagctttttcacataactcatttaactcatgtgaagggggaaacgtcacatcttgttttttctccccaaacatataaaccctcgtcagggacagggtttacctctgatatgtgcaatacatccttcatagctacaatcatgtagcggatggctttagccattttaggctgcaatttagcatcatcgccactggagtcagaatccgtgtcgatatctgtgtcaacaatatgggatagtgggcgcttctgagaccctgacggcctctgcgctgtaggatcaggcatgggctgagaccccgactgtcccaaggcttcagctttatccaaccttttatgcaaggagtttacattatcat
Coding sequences within:
- the ACTN4 gene encoding alpha-actinin-4 isoform X1, translating into MVDYHMTGGGVPIGRGIIGPDGKYMEQDDEWDRDLLLDPAWEKQQRKTFTAWCNSHLRKAGTQIENIDEDFRDGLKLMLLLEVISGERLPKPERGKMRVHKINNVNKALDFIASKGVKLVSIGAEEIVDGNAKMTLGMIWTIILRFAIQDISVEETSAKEGLLLWCQRKTAPYKNVNVQNFHISWKDGLAFNALIHRHRPELIEYDKLRKDDPVTNLNNAFEVAEKYLDIPKMLDAEDIVNTARPDEKAIMTYVSSFYHAFSGAQKAETAANRICKVLAVNQENEHLMEDYEKLASDLLEWIRRTIPWLEDRQPEKTMQDMQQKLEDFRDYRRVHKPPKVQEKCQLEINFNTLQTKLRLSNRPAFMPSEGKMVSDINNGWQHLEQSEKGYEEWMLNEIRRLERLDHLAEKFRQKASIHEAWTEGKETMLKQKDYETATLAEIKALIRKHEAFESDLAAHQDRVEQIAAIAQELNELDYYDSPSVNARCQKICDQWDVLGSLTHGRREALEQTEKHLEAIDQLYLEYAKRAAPFNNWMEGAMEDLQDMFIVHTIEEIEGLIAAHEQFKSTLPDADREREAILDIQNQAQKIADYNHIKLTSGNPYTTVTPQTINSKWDKVQQLVPKRDNALKGEQDKQQSNERLRLQFANQANVVGPWIQSKMEEIGRIAIEMHGTLEDQISHLKQYEQSVLSYKPNIDKLEQQHQLIQEALIFDNKHTNYTMEHIRVGSEHLLTTIARTINEVENQILTRDAKGISQEQMHEFRASFNHFDKDHTGALGPEEFKACLISLGYDVENDRQGDAEFNRIMASVDPNNSGMVTFQAFIDFMSRETTDTDTADQVIASFKVLAGDKNYITAAELRRELPPDQAEYCISRMAPYHGPDAVPGALDYLSFSTALYGESDL
- the ACTN4 gene encoding alpha-actinin-4 isoform X2; this encodes MVDYHMTGGGVPIGRGIIGPDGKYMEQDDEWDRDLLLDPAWEKQQRKTFTAWCNSHLRKAGTQIENIDEDFRDGLKLMLLLEVISGERLPKPERGKMRVHKINNVNKALDFIASKGVKLVSIGAEEIVDGNAKMTLGMIWTIILRFAIQDISVEETSAKEGLLLWCQRKTAPYKNVNVQNFHISWKDGLAFNALIHRHRPELIEYDKLRKDDPVTNLNNAFEVAEKYLDIPKMLDAEDIVGTLRPDEKAIMTYVSCFYHAFSGAQKAETAANRICKVLAVNQENEHLMEDYEKLASDLLEWIRRTIPWLEDRQPEKTMQDMQQKLEDFRDYRRVHKPPKVQEKCQLEINFNTLQTKLRLSNRPAFMPSEGKMVSDINNGWQHLEQSEKGYEEWMLNEIRRLERLDHLAEKFRQKASIHEAWTEGKETMLKQKDYETATLAEIKALIRKHEAFESDLAAHQDRVEQIAAIAQELNELDYYDSPSVNARCQKICDQWDVLGSLTHGRREALEQTEKHLEAIDQLYLEYAKRAAPFNNWMEGAMEDLQDMFIVHTIEEIEGLIAAHEQFKSTLPDADREREAILDIQNQAQKIADYNHIKLTSGNPYTTVTPQTINSKWDKVQQLVPKRDNALKGEQDKQQSNERLRLQFANQANVVGPWIQSKMEEIGRIAIEMHGTLEDQISHLKQYEQSVLSYKPNIDKLEQQHQLIQEALIFDNKHTNYTMEHIRVGSEHLLTTIARTINEVENQILTRDAKGISQEQMHEFRASFNHFDKDHTGALGPEEFKACLISLGYDVENDRQGDAEFNRIMASVDPNNSGMVTFQAFIDFMSRETTDTDTADQVIASFKVLAGDKNYITAAELRRELPPDQAEYCISRMAPYHGPDAVPGALDYLSFSTALYGESDL